From the Anolis sagrei isolate rAnoSag1 chromosome 12, rAnoSag1.mat, whole genome shotgun sequence genome, one window contains:
- the CFL1 gene encoding cofilin-1, with the protein MASGVAVSDAVIKVFNEMKVRKASSPEEVKKRKKAVIFCLSEDKKTIILEEGKEILVGEVGDTIEDPYLHFIKMLPEHDCRYALYDATYETKESKKEDLVFIFWAPECAPLKSKMIYASSKDGMKKTLPGVKHEWQANCMEEVKDRCALAEKLGGTSVITLEGKPL; encoded by the exons ATG GCATCTGGTGTCGCCGTCTCTGATGCAGTCATCAAGGTTTTCAACGAGATGAAGGTGCGCAAAGCTTCCAGCCCGGAGGAAGTGAAGAAGCGCAAGAAGGCTGTCATTTTCTGCCTCAGCGAAGACAAGAAGACGATCAtcctggaggaggggaaggaaatcCTCGTGGGGGAAGTGGGCGACACCATCGAAGACCCTTATTTGCATTTCATCAAAATGTTGCCTGAACACGACTGCCGCTACGCCCTCTATGATGCCACCTACGAGACCAAGGAGAGCAAAAAGGAGGACCTTGTCTTCATCTTCTG GGCGCCTGAATGCGCACCCCTGAAGAGCAAAATGATCTACGCCAGTAGTAAGGATGGCATGAAGAAGACATTACCAG GAGTCAAGCACGAGTGGCAAGCGAACTGTATGGAGGAAGTGAAGGACCGCTGCGCCCTGGCAGAGAAGTTGGGCGGCACTTCCGTCATCACCTTGGAGGGCAAGCCCTTGTGA